Proteins encoded in a region of the Panicum hallii strain FIL2 chromosome 3, PHallii_v3.1, whole genome shotgun sequence genome:
- the LOC112886694 gene encoding uncharacterized protein At5g19025-like — MADCRSLIEFLRAFEQHRRRGAPSSDPSSPRARRASLSSSSSSRSRGRGRLFPALCDHSPLAVVDALALLASLAALAFLAAPYARMLAAEARDAVATVATRHPAAPCVPLAAGVAAGAAVLAWDAAAHRARRCGRPRCRGLRKAVEYDIQLETEECVRGLLPPAPAPHAGGGGAAPARPASEIGDDHRELEAVLRKMAPPNGRTVLIFRAPCGCPKERMEVWGAKKVRRIKK; from the coding sequence ATGGCGGACTGCCGCAGCCTCATCGAGTTCCTCCGCGCCTTcgagcagcaccgccgccgcggcgccccctCCTCGGATCCTTCCTCCCCGCGGGCCCGCCGCGCGTCgctctcgtcctcctcctcgtcgcggTCGCGGGGCCGGGGCCGGCTCTTCCCCGCCCTCTGCGACCACTCCCCGCTGGCCGTGGTCGACGCGCTCGCGCTCCTCGCGTCGCTCGCGGCTCTCGCCTTCCTCGCCGCGCCCTACGCGCGGATGCTCGCCGCCGAGGCGCGGGACGCCGTGGCCACGGTGGCCACGCGCCACCCGGCCGCGCCGTGCGTCCCGCTGGCCGCGGGCGTCGCCGCGGGGGCCGCCGTGCTGGCGTGGGACGCCGCGGCGCACCGCGCGCGCAGGTGCGGCAGGCCGCGGTGCCGCGGCCTGCGCAAGGCCGTCGAGTACGACATCCAGCTCGAGACGGAGGAGTGCGTGCGGGGCCtgctgccgccggcgccggcgccgcacgccgggggaggcggggccgcgcccgcgcgcccggCGTCCGAGATCGGGGACGACCACCGGGAGCTCGAGGCGGTGCTCAGGAAGATGGCGCCGCCCAATGGCCGGACCGTGCTCATCTTCCGCGCGCCGTGCGGGTGCCCAAAGGAGAGGATGGAGGTCTGGGGCGCCAAGAAGGTGCGCCGGATCAAGAAGTAG